In Scylla paramamosain isolate STU-SP2022 chromosome 29, ASM3559412v1, whole genome shotgun sequence, a genomic segment contains:
- the LOC135115336 gene encoding dnaJ homolog subfamily A member 2-like produces MQYHPDKNPAGGEKFKKISQAYEVLSNPKKRRTYDEGGEEAAAEWRRLQKPNGTSSICSSAGGWQVVGAQETRKMMTTWERLISSGQAAERSHGASSPPWNTGWSSSLEQLMVGGWRTLKLDRKRPCGSCNGRGGKMNAATSVCAACKGKGVKLTYQQLGPGLMEMHGTCTDCGGAGRVIAEADRCVTCKGNCTVNDTKITKVHVERGMRNGSRILLKGEGDQDAGQREAGDVVIILQEKAHDTFVRDGLDLHMEMTVNLTESLCGLRRPVTTLDGRTLVVGQPPGDVLEPGGELRVPAEGFAYAEKSLHPGRPHY; encoded by the exons ATGCAGTACCACCCCGACAAGAACCCAGCCGGGGGAGAGAAGTTCAAGAAGATCTCTCAGGCTTATGAGGTGCTGTCCAACCCTAAGAAGAGGCGGACTTATGACGAAGGTGGTGAAGAGGCGGCTGCAG aGTGGCGGCGGCTTCAGAAACCCAATGGGACGTCTTCAATATGTTCTTCGGCGGGGGGATGGCAGGTGGTGGGGGCTCAGGAGACGAGGAAGATGATGACGACATGGGAACGTTTAATTTCTTCGGGCCAGGCGGCGGAGCGAAGTCACGGCGCCAGCAGCCCCCCTTGGAACACCGGCTGGTCGTCCTCATTGGAACAGCTGATGGTGGGCGGGTGGAGAACGTTGAAACTTGACCGGAAGAGGCCGTGTGGTTCCTGCAACGGTCGTGGTGGGAAGATGAATGCAGCGACCAGTGTGTGCGCGGCGtgtaaagggaagggagtgaag CTGACCTACCAGCAGCTCGGCCCAGGTCTGATGGAAATGCACGGAACCTGTACTGACTGTGGAGGTGCAGGCCGCGTCATCGCCGAGGCAGACCGCTGTGTGACCTGCAAAGGAAACTGTACCGTGAACGACACCAAAATTACGAAG GTTCACGTGGAGAGAGGTATGCGGAACGGCTCTCGCATCCTCCTGAAGGGCGAGGGTGACCAGGATGCAGGACAGCGGGAGGCAGGCGACGTGGTGATCATCCTGCAGGAGAAGGCCCATGATACCTTCGTCAGGGATGGACTTGACCTGCATATGGAGATgacg GTGAATCTGACGGAATCCCTGTGTGGTTTGCGGCGGCCGGTCACCACGCTGGATGGCCGCACTCTGGTGGTGGGGCAGCCTCCCGGGGATGTGCTGGAGCCGGGGGGTGAGCTGAGGGTACCTGCTGAGGGCTTTGCCTATGCTGAGAAATCCTTACATCCGGGGAGACCTCATTATTAA
- the LOC135115337 gene encoding F-box/LRR-repeat protein 5-like, whose translation MAPRVPDEIDVFTAPHSRMKELVNIYTRKMSCVDFRDVPEVVTLLQDLDTTLREFKSHESIENIFIMDQLKNRLKQHQISNTAVCDCHNDNQLSDVVQLVRRGTQVRERSVGERITFGLQLQQAFQAFVNTFLPHMEEEEQVFQPMLVEYFEYEELKVLREIVLKEHELAKERWHVEKAQDLQEGQPETHSSVKDLRDLDWDLCSLTEALDGQEAHDSELGSLPPPLPLPPEQPPLPPDHYLTQDPSATNPCPDLHSLHPQTSCHTLPHHTQDPDSYSLPYPDCQTDHYLLPDYQDLQYHQDLSFDSQTHHIPSQGHSLSLSPCAASSSSTPTLPTDVLVEIFRYLVPPDLGRCAQVCSAWNSAVFSPTLWPAIFPVQWARGIWEWHDVGLCGVLEDEAFQQQQQGCGSRKWDEDADVDETEEGEESTEAVWECRVMESLVQWVLPRVGVGVSTMVVDVGQGITSRLLHQALLLCPNLTFLSAAHSSVDSYTFKGLWLQSGLHKLRHLDLQGCELVDDSTLHNLALCVGQSSGQSSMALPTQPYLEELVYEGDCCRCGYSGPAWPNMPCQGRNRNNRNPQRPLGVHLNSPHVDIEEIYCPRGPAGWEVMMGDNMCRSSIQSSHSRSLLASLNLSGCWRIKDKGLLALGAAGGLLGLTFLDVSGCYQLTGQGLEAVARVCPALPSEKLWYCDDILDGPFPTMANGCANLANPVRICCRSGQ comes from the exons ATGGCGCCGCGAGTCCCTGACGAAATTGACGTGTTCACCGCGCCGCACTCCCGCATGAAGGAGTTGGTCAACATCTACACCAGGAAG ATGAGCTGCGTGGACTTCCGGGACGTGCCGGAGGTGGTGACGCTGCTGCAGGACCTGGACACCACACTGAGGGAATTCAAGTCCCATGAGTCTATTGAGAATATCTTCATCATGGACCAGCTCAAGAACCGCCTCAAGCAGCACCAGATCTCCAACACCGCCGTGTGCGACTGCCACAACGACAACCAGCTGTCTGAT GTGGTGCAGCTGGTGAGGCGCGGCACACAGGTGAGGGAGCGCAGTGTGGGGGAACGCATCACCTTCGGCCTACAGTTGCAGCAGGCATTCCAGGCATTTGTCAACACCTTCCTGCcccacatggaggaggaggagcaggtttTCCAG ccAATGCTGGTGGAGTATTTTGAGTATGAGGAGCTGAAGGTGCTGCGGGAGATAGTCCTGAAGGAGCATGAGCTGGCCAAGGAAAGGTGGCATGTGGAGAAGGCACAGGATCTGCAGGAGGGACAGCCGGAGACCCACAGCTCAGTCAAGGACCTGCGGGACCTAGATTGGGACCTCTGCAGTCTGACAGAGGCCCTTGATGGACAGGAGGCTCATGACAGTGAACTCggctctcttccccctcctcttcccctcccaccaGAGcagcctcctcttcccccagACCACTACCTCACCCAGGACCCCTCCGCTACTAACCCCTGTCCAGACCTGCACTCCCTCCACCCTCAGACATCCTGCCACACACTCCCACATCACACACAGGACCCAGACAGTTATAGCTTGCCTTACCCAGACTGCCAGACTGACCACTACCTCCTGCCAGACTACCAGGACCTCCAGTATCACCAGGACCTCTCATTTGACAGCCAGACTCACCACATTCCATCACAAGGCCACAGTTTGTCATTGTCACCCtgcgccgcctcctcctcctccactcccactCTGCCCACGGATGTGCTGGTGGAGATATTCAGATACCTGGTGCCTCCTGACCTTGGGAGATGTGCTCAGGTGTGCTCTGCGTGGAATAGTGCTGTCTTCTCCCCAACTCTGTGGCCGGCAATCTTCCCTGTGCAATGGGctcgag GCATCTGGGAGTGGCACGATGTGGGGCTGTGTGGGGTGCTGGAGGATGAGGCattccagcagcagcaacagggtTGTGGCAGCAGGAAGTGGGACGAGGATGCAGATGTGGATGaaacagaagagggagaggagagcaccGAGGCAGTGTGGGAGTGCAGGGTGATGGAAAG CCTGGTGCAGTGGGTGTTGCCAAGGGTGGGAGTAGGTGTCAGCACCATGGTGGTGGATGTAGGGCAGGGCATCACCTCCCGTCTCCTGCACCAAGCCCTCCTCCTGTGCCCCAACCTGACCTTCCTCTCTGCTGCCCATTCATCAGTGGACTCCTACACCTTCAAGGG GCTATGGCTTCAAAGTGGCCTGCACAAGCTGCGTCACCTGGACCTCCAGGGGTGTGAGCTGGTGGACGACTCCACCCTGCATAACCTGGCACTGTGTGTGGGCCAAAGCAGCGGCCAGAGCAGCATGGCCCTGCCCACCCAGCCCTACCTGGAGGAGCTGGTGTACGAGGGCGACTGCTGCCGCTGTGGATACTCAGGTCCAGCCTGGCCCAACATGCCCTGCCAGGGGAGGAACAGAAACAACAGGAACCCACAGAGGCCTCTGGGTGTGCACCTGAATTCACCCCATGTAGACATTGAGGAGATCTACTGCCCCCGGGGTCCGGCAGGCTGGGAGGTGATGATGGGGGATAATATGTGCAGGAGTTCCATCCAGTCCTCCCACAGCCGGTCATTGCTGGCGTCCCTCAACCTGTCTGGGTGTTGGCGCATCAAGGACAAGGGGCTGCTGGCACTTGGAGCGGCTGGGGGACTGTTGGGCCTCACCTTCCTGGACGTGAGTGGGTGCTACCAGCTGACAGGACAGGGGCTGGAGGCTGTGGCTCGTGTGTGTCCGGCACTGCCTTCTGAGAAGCTGTGGTACTGCGACGACATCTTGGATGGCCCCTTCCCAACCATGGCCAATGGGTGTGCCAACCTGGCCAACCCAGTGAGGATATGTTGCCGCAGCGGCCAGTAG